A single Gambusia affinis linkage group LG20, SWU_Gaff_1.0, whole genome shotgun sequence DNA region contains:
- the twnk gene encoding twinkle protein, mitochondrial: MWRGLLLKGTTCLLQVSAQSFLHQRHAPSQCFRLFTHRLLYKFRETSCIPRLRSTDFFQSHNLSRNYRKDAKSTVEFPLSPITVTDIKQYLRSKDIPFHDGYSCLHIPSIFIDVFTRKDSFSLFIDKTTGQFLCKDTLVEGSWEDLQDCLEVMQKDEQDSLSPHVLLGYPESLEEQEEREREQREVREIWSSSLPFTDLHDEEAQLVKTMFQITKISNATLKKFGVRLFKPTKSLVFPWFGGPDSSLKGIKLLSAQRIDGEKVTYNEATVPKCSSYFNLFGLALVSRMDSEVVVTGSELDTLAVSQGTGLPSVALPRGVSCLPPALLPYLEQFKRVTLWLGGDIRSWEASKIFSRKLGLRRCTLVRPGEFQPCPLEALSQGKNLSRIVKASIPAAHKSIVSFKQLREDVYGELMNTDQVAGVKWTRFPELNRILKGHRKGELTVFTGPTGSGKTTFISELALDLCMQGVNTLWGSFEINNVRLAKIMLTQFAMQRLEENLEQYDFWADRFEELPLYFMTFHGQQNIKTVLDTMQHAVYLYDINHVIIDNLQFMMGQENLSVDKFAVQDHIIGVFRKFATNSSCHVTLIIHPRKEEDDKELQTASIFGSAKASQEADNVLILQEKKLVTCPGRRSLQVTKNRFDGDVGIFPLDFIKPSLTFSTPIKAKHKLRKVAAKPENEEEVKGSEVTVQKVEGKKEKATKTAKASQAAKRPANENEKAK, encoded by the exons GACTTCTTCCAATCCCACAACCTGAGCAGGAATTATAGAAAGGATGCCAAGTCCACTGTGGAGTTCCCTCTGAGTCCCATCACAGTTACAGACATCAAGCAGTACTTGCGCTCCAAAGACATTCCCTTCCACGATGGCTACAGCTGCCTCCACATCCCAAGCATCTTCATCGACGTGTTCACGAGGAAGGACAGCTTCTCCCTGTTCATTGACAAAACCACGGGACAGTTTTTGTGCAAGGACACGCTGGTGGAGGGCAGCTGGGaggacctccaggactgtcTGGAGGTGATGCAGAAGGACGAGCAGGACTCCCTCAGCCCTCATGTGCTGCTGGGGTATCCGGAGAgcctggaggagcaggaggagagggagagggagcaGAGGGAAGTGCGGGAAATCTGGTCCAGCTCGTTGCCCTTCACAGATCTCCACGATGAGGAAGCTCAGCTGGTTAAAACCATGTTCCAG ATCACAAAGATCTCCAATGCAACCTTGAAAAAGTTTGGAGTGAGGCTCTTTAAGCCCACCAAGAGTCTGGTTTTCCCCTGGTTTGGTGGTCCCGACTCTTCCTTGAAGGGGATCAAACTCCTCTCCGCCCAAAGGATAGACGGAGAGAAAGTCACCTATAATGAAGCCACAGTTCCAAAGTGCAGCTCCTACTTCAACTTGTTCGGCCTCGCCCTAGTGAGCCGTATGGACTCGGAGGTGGTGGTGACAGGCTCCGAGTTGGACACTTTGGCCGTTAGCCAAGGCACAGGGCTCCCCAGCGTGGCTCTGCCCCGTGGGGTCAGCTGCCTTCCACCGGCCCTGCTGCCCTACCTGGAGCAGTTCAAGAGGGTGACGCTGTGGCTGGGGGGCGACATTCGCTCCTGGGAGGCATCAAAGATCTTTTCGCGTAAGCTGGGCCTGCGGCGGTGCACCCTGGTGCGACCGGGGGAGTTCCAGCCCTGTCCACTGGAGGCGCTCTCCCAAGGGAAAAACTTGTCCCGCATTGTCAAAGCCTCCATCCCAGCGGCGCATAAGTCCATTGTCTCTTTCAAGCAGCTCAGAGAGGATGTTTACGGAGAGCTGATGAACACAGATCAGGTGGCTGGAGTTAAGTGGACCAGATTTCCAGAGCTCAACCGGATCTTAAAGGGACACAGAAAGGGAGAGCTCACAGTTTTCACAG GTCCAACTGGAAGCGGGAAGACCACCTTCATCAGCGAGCTCGCTCTGGACCTCTGCATGCAGGGTGTCAACACGCTGTGGGGCAGCTTTGAGATAAACAACGTGCGTCTAGCTAAGATCATGCTGACGCAGTTCGCCATGCAGAGGCTGGAGGAGAACCTGGAGCAGTACGACTTCTGGGCTGACAGATTTGAGGAGCTGCCGCTTTACTTTATGACGTTCCACGGACAGCAGAACATCAA GACAGTCCTGGACACCATGCAACACGCCGTCTACCTCTATGACATCAACCATGTCATCATTGATAACCTGCAGTTCATGATGGGTCAAGAAAACCTCTCAGTAGATAA ATTTGCCGTCCAGGACCACATCATCGGGGTGTTCAGGAAGTTTGCCACCAACAGCAGCTGCCACGTCACTCTGATCATTCATCCCAGGAAAGAGGAGGACGACAAGGAGCTGCAGACTGCATCCATCTTTGGTTCTGCTAAG GCAAGCCAAGAGGCCGACAACGTCCTCATTCTGCAGGAGAAGAAGCTGGTGACTTGTCCCGGCCGCAGATCCCTGCAGGTCACCAAAAACCGGTTCGATGGAGACGTGGGCATCTTCCCCCTGGACTTCATCAAGCCTTCGCTCACCTTTTCAACGCCCATCAAGGCCAAGCACAAGCTGAGGAAGGTCGCAGCCAAGCCGGAAAACGAGGAGGAGGTCAAGGGGAGCGAGGTAACTGTACAGAAGGTTGaagggaagaaggaaaaagcaacaaaaactgcaaaggCATCACAAGCAGCTAAACGCCCTGCTAACGAAAACGAGAAAGCAAAGTAG